CGCACCTCGGCGGCCAGGCGCAGCTGGTGGTGGGCGCGGCGGGCGGACAGCTCCTCGCGTCCGGGGAGGACCTTGTTGACCAGCAGGATCCACGGGAGGTCGGAGGCGGCCTCGACCTGCTCGATGACGTCGGCGACCTCGTCGAAGGAGTCCGGGCGGGTGTCGTCGACCATGATCACGACCCCGAGGGTCCCCTCGCCCAGCGCCGCCCACAAGGGGTCCAGCCGGGGGTGGCCGGCGGTGCCGAGCAGCTCGACGTCGAGGCCGTCGTCCACGTGCATGCGGCCCACGTCCATGGCGAGGGCGGCCGGGTCGTCGTCGTCGAGGTCCAGGGCGGCGCGCGGCTCGGCCCGCGTGACGGCGGTGTCGGACAACGTCTGGATGAACGTCGTCTTACCCGCGCCGTAGGGACCCGTCACCACCACGGTCAGGGTGGGCGCGGTCACCGCCCCAGCCTCCCCGGACACCTCAGCCACCCCGGACACCCTCGATCAACCGGGTGAGCAGGTCGGAGCTGACCGTCGGCGGGGCGTCGGTCCCGTCCGCCGACGTCTCGGCCCTGGCGGCGGCCAGTGGCGAGCCGGGCGGCCCCCACCGCGGCACGACCGCGTCCGCTCCCCCATCCGCCCCCTCGACATCGTCCGCGTCGTCCGCGTCCTCGACATCCCCGTCGTCAACGGCCACCACCGCCTCGACGTCCACCTCGTCGTCGACCGCCGGCTCCTCCACACCCTCGCCCTCGAGCGCGGCGGCGACCGCAGCGCGACGCGAGGGGGCGGGGCTGGCCGGCGCAGGCGACGTCGGCGCGTCGTCCGGCGCGGGGGCGCCGAGCAGATCGTGCTCCAGAGCGGCCAGCGCGGCCTCGCGGTGCGCGGCCGAGGCGTCGGTCCCGTCCTCGTCGGTGGGCGCGATCAGGCCGTCGGCGACCATCTCGGCGAGACGCTGGGCGACGACGAGCCGGCTCTGGCCGCTGAGGCGGACCAGGTCGGCCACGGTGCGGGTGCCGTCGACGAGGGTGAGGATCCGCCACTGCTCGGCGTCCAGCTCGATCGTGCCGGAGGCGGCCAGCGGGGGACGGCACACCGCGACCAGGACCTGGTCGTCCGCGGGCACCTCGGCGGCGAGCTGCTCCCAGGTGGCCAGCCGGTCGCGGACGGCGTCGAGCACCTCGGTCGTGGCCAGCCCGGTGGCCGTGGGGGCGACCTCTGCGCCCGCGTCGAAGCTGAACTGGCCCGCGGCCCACCGCGCGAGCTCCACCACCGCGTCGGTCACCTGGTCGCGGATCAGTTCGGCCGCGCGGTCAGCGGCGATGCCCGCGTCGGCCAGCGCGGCGGCGACATCCCCCGACCCCACGTCCCCCGACCCCTCGTCCTCGCGCGCGTGTGCGCGCACGACGTCGGCGACCGCGTCGACGTCCAGCTCACCGCTGTGGACCAGCCGGGCGGCCAGCGGGGCGCGGGTGACGTCGGCGACCGCGAACGCGATGTCGCCCTGGCTGATCCAGATCCGCCCCTGGACATCGTCGTGAGAGACGTGCAGCACACCGGTCTTCCGCGTCGTCGCGAGCAGACCGAAGACGTCGGGCAGGGAGAACTCGGTCAGCGACCCCGCGAGCATTGTGGACCTTTCCGTGGGCGGACGGACTCGACATCGGCACCCTCAGGGCCCGACTTGAGCAGCCGCTGCCCACATCACCCCCTCCGGCGGGGCCTGGCCGGTCCACCGGGCGAACGCCGCCTCGGCCTGCCCGACCAACATGCCGATCCCGTCGACCGCGACGGCCCCCCGACGACCGGCCTCGGTGAGGAACGGGGACGCCGGCCCGTAGTTGAGGTCGAGGGCCACCTGCCCCTCCCCCAACCCCATCAGCTCCTCCGGCAGCCGCTCGCCGTGCCTGCCCAGCGGGGTCGCGTTCACGACCACCCGCGGCGGGTCGTCGTCCGCCATCTGCCCGCCCGCCCGCCGGGCCAGCGCCTCGACGTCGGCCGCGGCGTCCGCGCGTCGCGCTTCGACCCGGACCGCGGCGCCGATCCGGCCCAGCGCGACGGCGGCGGCACGGGCGGCCCCGCCGGCGCCGAACAGCGTCACAGGGTCACCCGCGGTCACCCCGCATTCGCCCAGGACGGCCATCAGCCCGGCCGCGTCGGTGTTGTCGGCCGCCAGCCGCCCGTCGGCGTCCCAGTAGAGGGTGTTGGCCGCGCCGATGAACTCGGCCTCCTCGGTGGCGGTCTCGGCGATCGCCAGCGCGGCGGCCTTGTGCGGGATCGTCACGTTGGCGCCGAGGAACCCGAGGGCGACGAGCCCCTCGATGGCCGCCGTGAACCCCTCCGGGGCGACGTCGAAGGCCAGGTACACCGCGTTCAGCCCGGCCGCGGCGATCGCCGCGGAGTGCAGCTGCGGCGAGATCGAGTGCCCCACCGGGTGGCCGAGCACGCACAGCAGTCGCGTGGCCGCGTCGGTCATGGCCCTGCACCCCAGTGTGTCGGTACGCCCGTCAACATGATGGGCGTACCGACACACCGACGGGCGTGCACGGCGACGCCACCGATCCGCGCCACGACGCCGCTCCCTACCCGCCGCGGATCTCGGCGATGGCCTGGTTGTGCTCCTCGAGGGTCTCGGAGAACCGGTGCTCGCCGGTCTCGGGGTTCTCGACGACGTAGTAGTAGAAGCCGGTGTCCGCCGGTCCGGCGGCGGCCTCGAGCGACGCGCGGCCGACCCCGGAGATCGGCGTGGGCGGCAGGCCCGGGTACACGTACGTCGACCACGGCGTGTCGAAGGAGTAGTCCTCGGTCAGCAGCCGGTCGGGCCGCTCACCCGTCGCGATCGTGATCCCGTAGACGACGGTGGCATCGATGTTGAGGGCGATGCCGTCCTCGATCCGGTTGTGGATGACCGAGGAGATGACCGGGCGCTCGTCGGCGACGCGAGCCTCCCGCTCGATCAGCGAGCCGAGGGTCAGGGTCTCGTACAGCGACAGGCCGTTGCGGGACGCCGCGCCGACCTCGTTCACCACCGCGTCGGTCTCCTGCACCAGGCGGGTCAGGACCTGCTCGGGGGCCTCCTCCACCGTGAACTCGTAGGTGTTGGGGAACAGCAGCCCCTCGAACGCCTCGGCGCCGTCGGGCAGCTCGCGGTCCGGCGGCACCCACTCGGGGATGGCGACCAGCGCCAGCGCCTCGCGGAGCTGCTCGACGGTGAACGGCGACCCCTCGGCGTCGGCGATCCGCTCGAGGGTCTGTGGGACGGTCAGGCCCTCGGGGATGGTGACCCGGAACACCTCCGCCCCGGCCGGCCCGGCGACGAGTTGGTCGAGCAGGTCGTCGGTGCTGGCCTGGGGGTCCAGGGTGTAGGTGCCCGGCTTGATCTGGCTGGCCCGGCCGCCGATGGACGCCGAGGCGGTGAACGCGCTGGCGGAGGCGACGACGCCGTTGTCCTCGAGGATCTGGGCGACCTCGCGGGCGCCGGTGCCCTCGGGGATCGTCAGCGTCACGGGCCCGTCGGCGAGCGCGACCTCGTCGCCGCCTCCCAGGCCGGCGTTCCACTGCTGGAAGGCGTAGTACCCGCCCCCGATCAGGGCGATCAGGAAGACGAGGAACACCTTTGAGGAGTTGGTCATGGGGGTGGCGGCTCGCTTGTCGGAGTCGTCGGGGGGCGGCTGTCCAGCCAGGATTGCAGCAGGACGCTGGCCGCGACCTGGTCCTTGTAGCCCTTGGTCTGGCGGGTGGTCTTGCCCGACGCGCGCAGCACCCGGTCCGCCTGGACGCTGGTGAGCCGCTCGTCGTGCAGGTGCACCACCGCCCCGACCTGCCGGAGCTGGTCGGCCAGCGCCTCGGCCATCTGCGTCGAACCAGTCTTCCGCCCCGCGAGGGATCGTGGCAAGCCCACCACCACGGCCACGCAGCCGAGGTCGTCGTGGACGGCCTTCACCCGCTGCGCCGCACCCCGCCCACCGGCCACCGTCGAGTGCGGGGTGGCGACCAGCCGGTCGGGGTCGCTGACCGCCAGGCCGATCCGCGTGGTGCCCGGGTCGACCCCGAGCACCCGACCCGGCCGGGTCACGCCGACCGTCACGGTCAGGCCTGCAGGCGCGACCGGGCCTCGGCGGCGGCGACCTGGACGGCCTCGGCGACCTTCGAGCCGTCCTTGCCGCCGGCCTGGGCGTCGTCGCCCGTCCCGCCCGCGCCGCCCCCGACGACCGTGGCGCCGGGCCGCAGCACGTCGGCGGCCTGGGTGCCCGCCTCCACGACGTCGGCGGACAGCGCGGCGAGGAGCTGGGCCTTGCCGTCGGCCTTCATCGTCCCCAGCACCACCGCACCGCGGCCGATGCGGTTGCGCAGGTCGAGGGCGAGGGTGCGGAGCGCGTCGTGGTCCGCGCCGGCGATCACGCCGGACACCACGCGGGCGTCGCCCACGGCCTCGGCATCGGCGAGCAGCTGGTCGGCCTGGGCCAGGACGGCCTCCTCACGGGCCCTCGCGAGCTGCTTCTCGACATCGCGGACCCGCGCCATCAGCTCCTCGACGCGGGCGGGCACGTCCTCGGACGGCACCTTCAGGATCCGCGCGACGGACTGGGCGATCAGGCGCTCCTTCGACAGGTGCCCGAACGCCTCTGGCCCGGTCAGCGCCTGGATTCGTCTGACGTTGTTCGCGATCGACCCCTCGTCGAGGACGGTGAACAGCCCAACCTCGCCGGCGGAGTGGACGTGGGTGCCGCCGCACAGCTCCTTCGAGTACTCCTCGATGGTGACGACGCGGACGGTGTCGCCGTACTTCTCCCCGAACAGGGCGGTCGCCCCGGTGCTGCGGGCCTCCTCCTGGCTCATCAGGCGGGTCTGCACCTCGGGGTTGTCGGCGATGCGGTCGTTGACCAACCCCTCGAGCTCGGCCAGCTGGTCGCTCGAGATCGCCTCGAAGTGGGGGAAGTCGAAGCGGAAGTGGCCGGCGTCGATCGCCGAGCCGGCCTGGGCGGCGTGGTCGCCGAGCATCTCGCGGATCGTGGCGTGGAGGATGTGGGTGGCGGTGTGCCCCCGGCGGATGGAGGTGCGCCGGTCGTGGTCGATCTCGGCCTCGGCGTCCTCGCCGGTGGCGACCTCGCCCGCGACGACGGTGCCGGTGTGGACGATCAGCCCCTCGGCGGGGGTCGTGGTGTCGGTGACCTGGATGCGCCCGGTCGGGGTGGTGATCACACCGTGGTCGCCGAGCTGGCCGCCGCCCTCGGCGTAGAAGGGGGTGCGGCGCAGGACGACCTGGACCTCGTCGCCCTCCTGGGCGCGGTCGACCAGCCCGCCGCCGGCGATCAGGGCCGCGACCGCGGAGGTGTCGGACTCCCGCTCGTAGCCGGTGAACTCCACGCCGCCGGCCGCGGACGCGGCCTGCTTGTACACGTCGGTGCTGACGCCCTCGCGCCCGGCCTTCGTCGCGGCGCGGGCGCGGGCCCGCTGGGCGTCCATGTGCTCGGCGAACGCGTCGCGGTCGAGGGTGACGCCCTGCTCGGCGGCGATCTCGATGGTCAGGTCGACGGGGAAGCCGTAGGTGTCGTGGAGGGTGAAGGCGGTCTGGGCGTCGAGCGCGGAGCCCTCGGTGGCCTTGGCGGTCTCGATCGCGCTGTCCAGCATCGACAGGCCGGAGCGGAGGGTCGCGGCGAACGTGTCCTCCTCGGCCTGGGCGACCTTGGTGATCAGCGTCGCCTGGGCCTTCAGGTCCGGGTAGTGGTCACCGTAGGTGTCGATGACCGCACCGGTCATCGTCGGCATGATCGGGTCGTCCAGCCCGAGCTTCCGGGCGGAGTTGACCACCCGGCGCAGCAGGCGGCGGAGGACGTAACCGCGGCCCTCGTTGGCCGGCAGGACCCCGTCCCCGATGAGGAAGGCGGTGGCGCGGGCGTGCTCGGCGATCACCCGCAGCCAGACATCCGAGGGTGTCGCCCCCTCCCCGAACTGGCCGGTGTAGGGCGTGGACGTCAGCTCGCTGGCCAGGTCCACGAGCGGCCGGAACTCGTCGGTGTCGAACAGGGTCGGCACGTCCTGCAGCAGCATCGCGACGCGCTCGAGGCCCGATCCGGTGTCGACGTTCTGCTTCGGGAGGGTCCCGACGATCGAGTCCGACCCCTTCAGCTCGGGGTTGCCCCGCCCGTCGGTCTCGTACTGCATGAACACGAGGTTCCAGTACTCGGTGTACCGGGTCTCGTCGACGACCGGTCCGCCCTCGGCACCGTGCTCCGGCCCGCGGTCGTAGAAGATCTCGGTGCACGGCCCGCACGGGCCCGGCCCGCCGGTGGACCAGAAGTTGTCCTTCGCGTCGCGCCGCTGGATCCGGGCCGCGGGGATGTCGGTCTCGGACAGCCACAGCTGCTCGGCCTCGTCGTCGGACTCGTACACCGTCGCCCACAGCCGCTCGGGGTCGAAGCCCAGCCCGCCCTCGGACGCCGGGGTGACCGACAGCTCGTAGGCCCAGCGGATCGCCTCGGCCTTGAAGTAGTCGCCGAAGCTGAAGTTGCCCAGCATCTCGAAGAACGTGAGGTGGCGGGTCGTCCGCCCGACGTTCTCGATGTCGTTGGTCCGCGCGACCTTCTGGATCGTCGCCGCCCTCGGGTGCTCGGGGGTCGCCTCGCCCAGGAAGTAGGGCTTGAACGGGACCATGCCGGCGACGGTCAGCAGCAGCGTCGGGTCCTGCGGGATCAGGCTGGCGCTGGGCAGCACGCGGTGGTCGCGGGCCCGGAAGAACTCCAGGAAGGACGAGCGGATCTGGGCGGTCTGCATCCCCGCAAGCCTAGGCGGCATAGCGTGGCGGGCATGCGCATCGCCGGACTGCCGTTGCCCTCCCCCTCCCGCGCCTCGCGCGCGGAGGCGACGACGCTCCTCGAGCTCGACCTCACCCGGGGCCTGGTGGAGGCGCCGCCGAGCACCCCGCTGCAGGCGCTGCGCGAGCGGGGCACCCCGAGCCTGCGCTCGGTCATCGATGCGCTGCGGCGGGCCGCGGACGACGAGCGCGTTGGCGGGCTGGTCGCCCACGTCGGCGGAGCCGAGCTGACCTTCGCCCAGGCCGGTGAGCTCCGGAGCGCCGTCGCGGCCTTCCGCGCGTCGGGCCGGACGGCGGTGTGCTGGACCGAGAGCTTCGGGGAGTGGGGACCGGGCAACGTCACCTACCACCTGGCCTGCGCCTTCGAGGAGATCTGGCTACAGCCCTCCGGCGACGTCGGGCTGACCGGCGTCGTCGCCGGCGCGGTGTTCCTGCGCGGCGCGCTCGACAAGCTGGACGTGGAGCCGCAGATCGGCCAGCGCCACGAGTACAAGACCGCCGCGGACACGTTCCTCCGCACCGAGATGTCCGACGCGCACCGCGAGATGGCCGAGCGGCTGGCCGCGTCCGCCACCGAGTTCCTGGTCGCCGACGTCGCCGCGGACCGCGGCCTGACGCCCGAGCAGGTCCGGGCGGTGATCGACGAGGCGCCGGTGACCGGCGAGCGGGCCGTGGAGCTCGGCCTGGTCGACCGGCTCGGCTACCGCCACGACGTCTACGCGGCGCTGCGCGAGCGGCTGGGGGGCGGGACCGGGGCGGGGTCCGGGTCCGGTGACGTCGAGCTCAAGTACGTCGAGCGCTACGGCAAGGGTGTGGGGGCCGCCATCAAGGCGACCGCGACCAGAGGCCGACCTGTCATCGCCGTCGTGCAGGGGTCGGGGACCATCCACCTGGGCCGGTCCAACGCCTCCCCGCTGGCCCGCTCGGAGTCCATCGGCGCGGACACCTTCGGCGCGGCCCTCCGCGCGGCCGGGCGGGACGACGACGTCAAGGCCGTGGTGGTCCGGGTCGACTCCGGGGGCGGGTCCTACGTCGCCTCCGACGCGATCCGCCGGGAGGTCCTGGCCCTCCGGGAGGCCGGGACGCCAGTGATCGCGTCGATGGGCTCGGTCGCCGCGTCAGGTGGCTACTTCATCGCGATGGCCGCCGACGAGGTGCTGGCGGACGCCGGGACGCTGACTGGGTCGATCGGGGTGCTGGCCGGCAAGCAGGTGCTCGCCGAGGCCCTCGGGCGGATCGGCGTGAACGTCCAGAGCGTGTCGACGGGCCGGTACGCCGAGATGTTCTCGAGTCAGCGGCGCTTCACCGACGAGGAGTGGGCGCGGCTCGGCGAGTGGCTCGACCGGGTCTACGACGACTTCACCGCCAAGGCGGCCGCGGACCGGGGCATGGGTGTCGAGGACCTGCGCGCGGTCGCCCGCGGGCGGGTCTGGACCGGCGCGGACGCCCAGCGGCACGGGCTGGTCGACATCCTCGGCGGGTTGGACGACGCGGTCGGGCGGGCCTGCGCGCGAGCCGGCCTGGACCGGCGCGACGTCGAGGTCAGGCCGTTCCCCCGCTCGAACGCGCTGGCCCGGATGATGCCGGCGGAGAACTCCGACCACCCGGCGGCGATGACCGCGTCGCTCGCGGGCGCGGCCGGGTCGTGGCACGCGCTGTTGGAGGTACTCGGCCTGCCGCCGGTCGGGGTCCTGAGCATGCCGGTGCGGTGGCAGCTGCGGTGAGGCGTCGCGGGGGGTTCGGGGTCCTCCTCGTGCTGGCGCTCGCCGTGGTCGTGGCGGCGTGCAGCGGTGGCGGGTCCGAGGATGTCGCCGACCGTCCGCCCGACCTCGAGTCCGTCGGGACCGAGGCGTGGATGGGCGAGGGCGTCGACCCCGGCGCGACCGCGGTGCAGCCGGGCCCCTCCAGCGAGGACCCGACGGCGGCCGGCGAGGTCGAGGTGCCCACCGGGCCGGCGTCAGCCCCGCCCCCCGCCGGCGGCGACGCCGCCCCGGTCGATCCCTCCACCGACGTGGCGGCGATCGTCGCATCGATGACCGTCGAGCAGAAGGTCGGTCAGCTGTTCACCGCGACGGTGATCGGCGATGACGCGGTGTCGGTGTCGGACGCCGCCGCGACGGCGAACCAGGCCCTGTACGGCGTCGCGACCCCGGCGGAGGTCGTGGAGCGCTACCACCTCGGCGGCGTCGCGTACTTCGCCCACGACCAGGGTCCGGGCACCTCGAACGTCGCCGACCCGGTCCGCACCGCCGCGCTGTCCGCCGGGCTGCAGCAGGCCGCCGCGGCCGGCTCCGGCATCGGGTTGCTCATCGGCGCGGACCAGGAGGGCGGCCCCGTCGTGCGCCTGCGGTCGCCCGTGACCGTGTTCCCCTCCGCCCGGGACGTCGCCCGCACCGGCGACGTCGACCTGGCCCGCGAGGTCGGGCAGGTCACCGGCACCGAGATGCGGGCAGTCGGGGTCAACTGGGTCTACGCGCCGGTCGCCGACGTCAACGTCAACCCGTCCAACCCGGTGATCGGCGAGCGGGCGTTCGGCACCTCCGCCGACGCGGTCGTCCCGTTCGTCCGCGCGACAGCTGAGGGGTTGGCCGCCGGCGGGGTCCTGCCGACCCTCAAGCACTTCCCCGGGCACGGCGACACCGACATCGACAGCCACTCGAGCCTGCCGACCATCACACACGACGCGGCGACGCTCGAGTCGGTCGACTGGCCGCCGTTCGCCCTCGCCGAGGAGCTGGCACCGATCAGCGTGATGGTCGGCCACCTGGCCGTCCCCTCCCTCGACCCCTCCGGACGTCCCGCGACGATCTCCGCCGACATCCTGTCGGTGCTGCGCGACGACGCGGGTGCCGGAGGTCAGGGGGACGGCGGGCTGGGCTTCGACGGGCTGGTCGTCACCGACGCGATGAACATGGGGGCGCTGACGGGGTTCGGCGACGCCGGGTCGCTGGCGGTCGACGCGATCGTCGCCGGGGTCGACGTCGTGCTGATGCCGAGCGACCTGCCCGTGGCCTGGGAGGCGGTGCGGGCCGCGGTCGAGTCCGGTGAGATCAGCGCGGCGCGGCTCGACGAGGCGGTCACCAGGATCCTCGAGGCCAAGGCCGCCATCGGCGTGCTCGACGCGCGCGCCGCCGGCGGGGGGATCGACCCGTCCGTGCTCGGGACGCCAGCCCACGCCGATGTGCGGGCCCGCGTCGAGGCGGCCTGCGGGTGCTGATCCCGCCCGGCTACCGCGCCAGCGACCCGGTCAGGTCCGCGCCGTCCGCCGACGTGGCGATGCAGGTCAGCCCCCGGTCACCCTGCTGCCAGCTGCCGAAGGTCGGCGACAGCCAGACGACGTCGAGGTGGCCCGCGGCCGCCTCGACGAAGAAGTCGAGTCCCGTGTAGGCCTCGAACTCAGGCAGGCACAGGTCGACGGCCTCGTCCTCCACGCCCAGGACCGGGAAGGCCGCGTCGTCGTCACCTGGCAGCTCGGTGACGAAGAACACCTCGCCGCCGTGGGCCTGGTCGCAGGGGACCGTGTCGAGGGAGGTGATCTCCGCCATCTCCTCGGGGACCTGGACGCAGTCGCCGGCCGACAGCCGGTCCACGTCCCGGGACGTGCTGATCACCCCGGTCGTCTGGAGCACGATCACCCCGCTGACGATCACGACCACCACTAGACCGGCGATCAGCCACCCCCTCCCCCGCCTCCGCTGCGGGGGCTGCGGCGGTGGCCCGTACGCCCCCGGCCGGTAGCCGCCCTGGTGGACGAACCCCTCCGGAGGCCCGCCCTGCGGCGGGTACGCGCCTGGTGGGACTCCCTGAGGCGCCCAACCCTGCTGCGTGGGGCTGGGCTGGTGCGGGGAGCTGGGCTGCTGGTCGCCCCAGCCCACCTGTGCACCCCAGCCCTGATCTCCGGCCCCCGGCTGTGGCGGCGGGTTGCCGCCCGGCGGCTGTGACATCTGCGACCCCTCGACGTGGACGGTGGTGACGATAGGGCACCGATCCGCCGCCGATAGGGTTGTCGCCCGTGCTCGATGTCGTGACGCTGACAGCCCGGGTCGCCGCGCACCGGCCCACGGCGCACCCCGAGGCGTGGGCGTCGACGGCGCTGATCCTGGGCGACGGCGGCGACGGCCCGGAGGTCCTGTTCATCCGCCGGGTCACCCGTGCAGGCGACCGGTGGTCCGGCGACATGGCCCTGCCGGGCGGGAAGGTCGACCCGGGTGACGCCGACGTCGTCGCGGCCGCGGCCCGGGAGGCGTTCGAGGAGACCCGCGTGACCGTCGGCGACCCCGTCGGCCGCCTGGACGACCAGCAGGCGCGGGCGTTCACCGAGCGGATCGCCACGGTCGTGTTCACCGTCGACGGCCTGCCCGAGCCGGTCCCCGAGCCCGCCGAGGTCGCGGACGCCATGTGGCTGCCGGTCGCCGCGCTGGCCGATCCGGCGCACCGCACCTGGTACCGCTACGGCGGGGTCGTCCCCTTCCCCTCCCTCACCATCGGCGAGCACATGATCTGGGGCCTGACCCACCGGATCATCACCCACTTCCTGTCCGTCGCCGGGATCACCTGACCCCTTGGGAGGTGCCGGGCCGTCGCCACCGTGTCGGTCATTCGCCGACTCCGGAGCCGCGGCTGCGCGGCACGCCGTGCACGACGTCGGGGATCGGCAGGGCCTCGGCGGTGATGTCGACGCCGTCGGCGTCGTGGAACGACACGGTGCCGATCTCGAAGCCCTCGTCCTCGCTGCCGCCCTCGAGGGCGTGCAGGCGGAGGGTCCGCAGGTCCGCGGGGAGGGGGATGAACAGCGCCCAGCCCTCGAAGGCCTGGACGGCGGTGACGGCGTCGGTGGGGATGCCGATGTCGACCCGGCCGACCGCCGTGCCGGTGCGGGTCACGTAGTCGTTGGCAACCACCTGGTCGGTGCCGGTGCCGGTGAGCTCGTCCGCCACGAGCAGCTCCCCGGACGCGTCGAAGTCGCAGACGACCGTCAGGGCGATCTGGTCCCCGTCGACCTCCTGGGGCCCGGTCCGCGTCATCGTGTACCCGACCCCGGGCAGCTCGACGACCGGTGAGTCCACCGGCACCTCCAGCCACCGCGACTGCTGGTCGACGCCGCAGCTGCCGTCGTCGTCGGGGACCGCGTCGACGACCGCCGCGGTGCGGACGTCGGCGGGCAGGCCCGAGGGGTCGGCGACGGCGTCCGCCACGGCCGCGGCGTCAGCCGCCGGCAGATCCCCACCGCCCGCGGGCAGCAGCAGCAGTCGCGGACCACCGCCGCCGCAGCCGGCCAGCGCCAGGACCAGGCCGACCACGACCGCGCAGCCCCCGCGGAGACAGGACGCGACCACGGCCTGCTCAGTAGTGGTAGGGGACGGCCGACCAGTCGGGGTCGCGCTTCTCGAGGACCGCGTCCCGACCCTCGGCGGCCTCGTCGGTCCTGTACGCGAGGCGGGTGGCCTCGCCGGCGAAGACCTGCTGGCCGACCATCCCGTCGTCGGCGAGGTTGAACGCGAACTTCAGCATGCGCTGGGCCGTCGGGGACTTCCCCAGGATCGTGCGCCCCCACTCGAGCGCGACGACCTCGAGATGGTCGTGGTCGACGACGCGGTTGACCGCGCCCATGTGGTGCATCTGCTCGGCGGTGTACGCCTCGCCGAGGAAGAAGATCTCGCGGGCGAACTTCTGGCCGACCTGGCGGGCCAGGTAGGCCGAGCCGTAGCCGGCGTCGAAGCTGCCGACGTCGGCGTCGGTCTGCTTGAACCTCCCGTGCTCGCGGCTGGCGAGGGTCAGGTCGCAGACCGCGTGCAGGGAGTGCCCCCCACCGGCCGCCCAGCCCGACACCACGCAGATCACGACCTTGGGCATGGTCCGGATCAGCCGCTGCACCTCGAGGATGTGGAGGCGTCCCGACCGGGCCGGGTCGATCGACTCCGCGGTCTCTCCCTCGGCGTAGCGGTAGCCGTCACGTCCGCGGATGCGCTGGTCGCCGCCGGAGCAGAACGCCCAGCCGCCGTCCTTCGGGGACGGTCCGTTGCCGGTCAGCAGGACGCAGCCGACCTCGCTCGACCTCCGCGCGTGGTCGAGGGCGGTGTACAGCTCGTCGACGGTGCGCGGGCG
The Euzebya sp. DNA segment above includes these coding regions:
- the alaS gene encoding alanine--tRNA ligase, translated to MQTAQIRSSFLEFFRARDHRVLPSASLIPQDPTLLLTVAGMVPFKPYFLGEATPEHPRAATIQKVARTNDIENVGRTTRHLTFFEMLGNFSFGDYFKAEAIRWAYELSVTPASEGGLGFDPERLWATVYESDDEAEQLWLSETDIPAARIQRRDAKDNFWSTGGPGPCGPCTEIFYDRGPEHGAEGGPVVDETRYTEYWNLVFMQYETDGRGNPELKGSDSIVGTLPKQNVDTGSGLERVAMLLQDVPTLFDTDEFRPLVDLASELTSTPYTGQFGEGATPSDVWLRVIAEHARATAFLIGDGVLPANEGRGYVLRRLLRRVVNSARKLGLDDPIMPTMTGAVIDTYGDHYPDLKAQATLITKVAQAEEDTFAATLRSGLSMLDSAIETAKATEGSALDAQTAFTLHDTYGFPVDLTIEIAAEQGVTLDRDAFAEHMDAQRARARAATKAGREGVSTDVYKQAASAAGGVEFTGYERESDTSAVAALIAGGGLVDRAQEGDEVQVVLRRTPFYAEGGGQLGDHGVITTPTGRIQVTDTTTPAEGLIVHTGTVVAGEVATGEDAEAEIDHDRRTSIRRGHTATHILHATIREMLGDHAAQAGSAIDAGHFRFDFPHFEAISSDQLAELEGLVNDRIADNPEVQTRLMSQEEARSTGATALFGEKYGDTVRVVTIEEYSKELCGGTHVHSAGEVGLFTVLDEGSIANNVRRIQALTGPEAFGHLSKERLIAQSVARILKVPSEDVPARVEELMARVRDVEKQLARAREEAVLAQADQLLADAEAVGDARVVSGVIAGADHDALRTLALDLRNRIGRGAVVLGTMKADGKAQLLAALSADVVEAGTQAADVLRPGATVVGGGAGGTGDDAQAGGKDGSKVAEAVQVAAAEARSRLQA
- the sppA gene encoding signal peptide peptidase SppA, whose protein sequence is MRIAGLPLPSPSRASRAEATTLLELDLTRGLVEAPPSTPLQALRERGTPSLRSVIDALRRAADDERVGGLVAHVGGAELTFAQAGELRSAVAAFRASGRTAVCWTESFGEWGPGNVTYHLACAFEEIWLQPSGDVGLTGVVAGAVFLRGALDKLDVEPQIGQRHEYKTAADTFLRTEMSDAHREMAERLAASATEFLVADVAADRGLTPEQVRAVIDEAPVTGERAVELGLVDRLGYRHDVYAALRERLGGGTGAGSGSGDVELKYVERYGKGVGAAIKATATRGRPVIAVVQGSGTIHLGRSNASPLARSESIGADTFGAALRAAGRDDDVKAVVVRVDSGGGSYVASDAIRREVLALREAGTPVIASMGSVAASGGYFIAMAADEVLADAGTLTGSIGVLAGKQVLAEALGRIGVNVQSVSTGRYAEMFSSQRRFTDEEWARLGEWLDRVYDDFTAKAAADRGMGVEDLRAVARGRVWTGADAQRHGLVDILGGLDDAVGRACARAGLDRRDVEVRPFPRSNALARMMPAENSDHPAAMTASLAGAAGSWHALLEVLGLPPVGVLSMPVRWQLR
- the mltG gene encoding endolytic transglycosylase MltG gives rise to the protein MTNSSKVFLVFLIALIGGGYYAFQQWNAGLGGGDEVALADGPVTLTIPEGTGAREVAQILEDNGVVASASAFTASASIGGRASQIKPGTYTLDPQASTDDLLDQLVAGPAGAEVFRVTIPEGLTVPQTLERIADAEGSPFTVEQLREALALVAIPEWVPPDRELPDGAEAFEGLLFPNTYEFTVEEAPEQVLTRLVQETDAVVNEVGAASRNGLSLYETLTLGSLIEREARVADERPVISSVIHNRIEDGIALNIDATVVYGITIATGERPDRLLTEDYSFDTPWSTYVYPGLPPTPISGVGRASLEAAAGPADTGFYYYVVENPETGEHRFSETLEEHNQAIAEIRGG
- the ruvX gene encoding Holliday junction resolvase RuvX — protein: MTRPGRVLGVDPGTTRIGLAVSDPDRLVATPHSTVAGGRGAAQRVKAVHDDLGCVAVVVGLPRSLAGRKTGSTQMAEALADQLRQVGAVVHLHDERLTSVQADRVLRASGKTTRQTKGYKDQVAASVLLQSWLDSRPPTTPTSEPPPP
- a CDS encoding shikimate dehydrogenase translates to MTDAATRLLCVLGHPVGHSISPQLHSAAIAAAGLNAVYLAFDVAPEGFTAAIEGLVALGFLGANVTIPHKAAALAIAETATEEAEFIGAANTLYWDADGRLAADNTDAAGLMAVLGECGVTAGDPVTLFGAGGAARAAAVALGRIGAAVRVEARRADAAADVEALARRAGGQMADDDPPRVVVNATPLGRHGERLPEELMGLGEGQVALDLNYGPASPFLTEAGRRGAVAVDGIGMLVGQAEAAFARWTGQAPPEGVMWAAAAQVGP
- a CDS encoding DUF4388 domain-containing protein translates to MLAGSLTEFSLPDVFGLLATTRKTGVLHVSHDDVQGRIWISQGDIAFAVADVTRAPLAARLVHSGELDVDAVADVVRAHAREDEGSGDVGSGDVAAALADAGIAADRAAELIRDQVTDAVVELARWAAGQFSFDAGAEVAPTATGLATTEVLDAVRDRLATWEQLAAEVPADDQVLVAVCRPPLAASGTIELDAEQWRILTLVDGTRTVADLVRLSGQSRLVVAQRLAEMVADGLIAPTDEDGTDASAAHREAALAALEHDLLGAPAPDDAPTSPAPASPAPSRRAAVAAALEGEGVEEPAVDDEVDVEAVVAVDDGDVEDADDADDVEGADGGADAVVPRWGPPGSPLAAARAETSADGTDAPPTVSSDLLTRLIEGVRGG